Proteins encoded within one genomic window of Deltaproteobacteria bacterium:
- a CDS encoding twin-arginine translocation signal domain-containing protein → MAKKQEGVSRRDFIKGLAAGGAVGAIGAMGVYSYSPWRKRHFPAVKRGTADIGECKSIKITNISETSWFDNDNLMGDIKGAGGLLVNQYTYNWPPFAEKNGKLGKGSYEKGMKEIKQYLPDKLEKAWEFQMENAVHPENAGGYACLIDVEFLDGSRKKLLLDSGWSYAWTEECFKREGIDRMLANREIECLFISHEHFDHFWGLPVTMKYDPTITMYCADGFYPEGRQYVKDSGHRGKVNYLKAGLHPFMPGVAMYVFAIPIICRVYGELSLYFNVKDAGLVSVTGCCHQSIIQFAETAYREIKYEKLHGVYGGLHISPFEDWDPKYDDLVISLGKYGFEKVGCNHCTGIVTAKKFIDAGYPVVRGTARYRSKDTAYLGNGDTIEFKAG, encoded by the coding sequence ATGGCAAAAAAGCAAGAAGGCGTTAGTCGGCGGGATTTTATCAAAGGCTTGGCCGCCGGAGGTGCGGTAGGGGCCATCGGAGCGATGGGTGTCTACTCCTATTCTCCATGGCGCAAGCGCCACTTTCCCGCTGTAAAGAGGGGAACCGCTGATATTGGAGAATGCAAGAGCATCAAGATCACCAATATTAGCGAAACGAGCTGGTTCGATAACGATAACCTGATGGGTGATATCAAGGGCGCAGGTGGTCTGCTCGTCAACCAGTATACCTATAATTGGCCCCCCTTTGCTGAGAAAAATGGCAAGCTTGGCAAGGGTTCCTACGAAAAGGGGATGAAAGAGATCAAGCAGTATCTTCCTGATAAGCTGGAGAAGGCCTGGGAATTTCAGATGGAGAATGCGGTGCATCCGGAGAATGCAGGCGGGTATGCTTGCCTGATCGATGTGGAATTCCTTGATGGGAGCCGTAAAAAGCTACTCCTGGATTCTGGATGGTCGTATGCATGGACCGAGGAGTGTTTTAAGCGGGAAGGTATCGATAGGATGCTGGCGAATAGGGAGATTGAGTGTCTGTTCATCTCCCATGAGCACTTTGACCACTTCTGGGGCCTGCCAGTAACCATGAAATACGATCCGACAATAACGATGTATTGTGCTGATGGGTTCTACCCGGAAGGGCGCCAGTACGTCAAGGACAGCGGACACCGGGGCAAGGTTAATTACCTCAAGGCCGGATTGCACCCCTTCATGCCTGGTGTTGCGATGTATGTGTTCGCCATACCGATCATCTGTCGTGTCTATGGTGAGCTATCCCTGTACTTCAATGTCAAAGATGCTGGGTTGGTTTCTGTGACCGGATGTTGCCACCAGAGCATCATCCAATTCGCCGAGACCGCGTATCGGGAGATCAAGTATGAGAAGCTCCACGGTGTCTATGGCGGTCTGCACATCTCACCGTTTGAGGACTGGGATCCAAAATATGACGACCTGGTCATCTCATTGGGGAAATACGGCTTTGAGAAGGTGGGATGTAATCACTGCACCGGGATCGTTACGGCCAAGAAGTTTATCGATGCTGGATACCCGGTGGTGAGGGGTACGGCCCGGTACCGTTCTAAGGATACGGCCTACCTCGGCAACGGCGACACCATTGAGTTTAAGGCTGGGTAA